One Ricinus communis isolate WT05 ecotype wild-type chromosome 7, ASM1957865v1, whole genome shotgun sequence genomic region harbors:
- the LOC8285455 gene encoding actin-related protein 3 isoform X1, with the protein MDPTNRPAVVIDNGTGYTKMGFAGNVEPCFILPTVVAVNESFLNQSRTTSKANWLSQHNAGVMADLDFFIGEEAITKSRSSNTYNLSYPIKHGQVDNWDAMERYWQQCIFNYLRCDPEDHYFLLTESPLTAPETREYTGEIMFETFNVPGLYIAVNSVLALAAGYTTSKCEMTGVVVDVGDGATHVVPVADGYVIGSSIKSIPIAGKDVTLFIQQLMRERGENIPLEDSFDVARKVKEMHCYTCSDIVKEFNKHDKEPGKYIKHWRGIKPKTGAPYSCDIGYERFLGPEVFFNPEIYSSDFTTPLPALIDKCIQSAPIDTRRALYKNIVLSGGSTMFKDFGRRLQRDLKKIVDARVLASEARLNGEIKSQPVEVNVVSHPIQRFAVWFGGSVLASTPEFFAACHTKAEYEEYGASICRTNPVFKGMY; encoded by the exons ATGGACCCCACCAATCGTCCTGCCGTCGTCATCGACAACGGCACTGG GTATACTAAAATGGGTTTCGCGGGAAACGTAGAACCTTGTTTTATTTTACCAACAGTTGTAGCTGTAAACGAATCATTTCTAAATCAATCTAGAACAACTTCAAAAGCGAATTGGTTATCACAGCATAACGCTGGTGTTATGGCCGATCTAGATTTCTTTATTGGAGAAGAGGCGATTACTAAATCAAGATCTAGTAATACTTATAACCTTAGTTATCCAATTAAACACGGCCAGGTTGATAATTGGGATGCTATGGAAAGGTACTGGCAGcaatgtatatttaattatttgaggTGTGATCCAGAggatcattattttcttttgactgAGAGCCCACTTACTGCACCGGAGACTCGTGAATACACCGGTGAGATTATGTTTGAGACGTTTAATGTTCCTGGGCTTTATATTGCGGTCAACTCCGTGCTTGCTTTAGCTGCTGGGTACACAACATCCAAG TGTGAGATGACAGGGGTTGTGGTGGATGTTGGAGATGGGGCAACTCATGTTGTACCAGTTGCTGATGGTTATGTCATTGGGAGCAGCATTAAATCAATCCCTATAGCTGGAAAAGATGTTACTCTCTTTATCCAGCAGCTCATGCGG GAAAGAGGAGAGAATATCCCGCTGGAAGATTCATTTGATGTAGCTCGAAAAGTTAAGGAAATGCACTGCTACACTTGTTCTGACATTGTTAAG GAGTTCAACAAGCATGACAAAGAACCCGGCAAGTACATTAAGCATTGGAGAGGTATTAAACCCAAAACAGGGGCACCATACTCTTGTGATATTGGCTATGAACGATTTCTAGGCCCTGAG GTCTTTTTTAATCCTGAGATTTATAGCAGCGACTTCACCACTCCTTTACCTGCTTTGATAGACAAGTGCATTCAGTCTGCACCAATTGATACAAGGAGGGCTTTGTACAAG AATATTGTGTTGTCTGGAGGTTCAACCATGTTCAAGGACTTTGGCAGAAGGTTGCAACGGGATTTGAAGAAGATTGTAGATGCGCGGGTTCTTGCATCTGAAGCTAGATTAAATGGCGAAATTAAA TCACAACCAGTGGAAGTAAATGTAGTCAGCCATCCTATTCAAAGATTTGCTGTTTGGTTCGGTGGTTCAGTACTTGCATCAACACCTGAATTTTTTGCG GCTTGCCATACAAAAGCAGAATATGAGGAATATGGAGCAAGTATTTGCCGCACAAATCCTGTTTTCAAGGGAATGTATTAG
- the LOC8285455 gene encoding actin-related protein 3 isoform X2, which translates to MDPTNRPAVVIDNGTGYTKMGFAGNVEPCFILPTVVAVNESFLNQSRTTSKANWLSQHNAGVMADLDFFIGEEAITKSRSSNTYNLSYPIKHGQVDNWDAMERYWQQCIFNYLRCDPEDHYFLLTESPLTAPETREYTGEIMFETFNVPGLYIAVNSVLALAAGYTTSKCEMTGVVVDVGDGATHVVPVADGYVIGSSIKSIPIAGKDVTLFIQQLMRERGENIPLEDSFDVARKVKEMHCYTCSDIVKEFNKHDKEPGKYIKHWRGIKPKTGAPYSCDIGYERFLGPEVFFNPEIYSSDFTTPLPALIDKCIQSAPIDTRRALYKNIVLSGGSTMFKDFGRRLQRDLKKIVDARVLASEARLNGEIKFLVTTSGSKCSQPSYSKICCLVRWFSTCINT; encoded by the exons ATGGACCCCACCAATCGTCCTGCCGTCGTCATCGACAACGGCACTGG GTATACTAAAATGGGTTTCGCGGGAAACGTAGAACCTTGTTTTATTTTACCAACAGTTGTAGCTGTAAACGAATCATTTCTAAATCAATCTAGAACAACTTCAAAAGCGAATTGGTTATCACAGCATAACGCTGGTGTTATGGCCGATCTAGATTTCTTTATTGGAGAAGAGGCGATTACTAAATCAAGATCTAGTAATACTTATAACCTTAGTTATCCAATTAAACACGGCCAGGTTGATAATTGGGATGCTATGGAAAGGTACTGGCAGcaatgtatatttaattatttgaggTGTGATCCAGAggatcattattttcttttgactgAGAGCCCACTTACTGCACCGGAGACTCGTGAATACACCGGTGAGATTATGTTTGAGACGTTTAATGTTCCTGGGCTTTATATTGCGGTCAACTCCGTGCTTGCTTTAGCTGCTGGGTACACAACATCCAAG TGTGAGATGACAGGGGTTGTGGTGGATGTTGGAGATGGGGCAACTCATGTTGTACCAGTTGCTGATGGTTATGTCATTGGGAGCAGCATTAAATCAATCCCTATAGCTGGAAAAGATGTTACTCTCTTTATCCAGCAGCTCATGCGG GAAAGAGGAGAGAATATCCCGCTGGAAGATTCATTTGATGTAGCTCGAAAAGTTAAGGAAATGCACTGCTACACTTGTTCTGACATTGTTAAG GAGTTCAACAAGCATGACAAAGAACCCGGCAAGTACATTAAGCATTGGAGAGGTATTAAACCCAAAACAGGGGCACCATACTCTTGTGATATTGGCTATGAACGATTTCTAGGCCCTGAG GTCTTTTTTAATCCTGAGATTTATAGCAGCGACTTCACCACTCCTTTACCTGCTTTGATAGACAAGTGCATTCAGTCTGCACCAATTGATACAAGGAGGGCTTTGTACAAG AATATTGTGTTGTCTGGAGGTTCAACCATGTTCAAGGACTTTGGCAGAAGGTTGCAACGGGATTTGAAGAAGATTGTAGATGCGCGGGTTCTTGCATCTGAAGCTAGATTAAATGGCGAAATTAAA tTTCTAGTCACAACCAGTGGAAGTAAATGTAGTCAGCCATCCTATTCAAAGATTTGCTGTTTGGTTCGGTGGTTCAGTACTTGCATCAACACCTGA